One window from the genome of Deinococcus aerolatus encodes:
- a CDS encoding GNAT family N-acetyltransferase, whose product MTAATLTLRPATDADLPALARLMSGANPRHPVTPQTWAQEIAELRGHPLGLHFTQWLAEQDGQPVGTALTLHLAGMHHPDRYWAEVLVPPPHARRGVGGRLAATLEAHLQARGAREVLSGAYEDEPWALNFLTRRGFSETMRYFDNVLDMAEFDASAWAEESQLPDGLRAVSLAELMAQVGVDAAVTAFHAAFAEVREDVPRSGVATPLTLEVFRARLKGPQFFPEGILLAVTDAGEVVALSELRPNDSDPARLDTGLTGTRRAWRRRGLALALKLAALRLAGDMGIREVWTGNADTNLPMLALNERLGFCPRPAFIEMRWGGV is encoded by the coding sequence ATGACGGCAGCCACTCTGACCCTCCGCCCCGCCACCGACGCGGATCTGCCGGCCCTGGCGCGACTGATGAGCGGGGCCAATCCGCGCCACCCGGTCACGCCGCAGACCTGGGCGCAGGAGATCGCCGAACTGCGCGGGCATCCGCTGGGCCTGCACTTCACGCAGTGGCTGGCCGAGCAGGACGGGCAGCCGGTGGGCACGGCGCTGACCCTGCATCTGGCCGGGATGCACCACCCGGACCGCTACTGGGCCGAGGTGCTTGTTCCCCCACCGCACGCGCGGCGCGGCGTGGGGGGACGGCTGGCCGCCACGCTGGAGGCCCACCTGCAAGCACGCGGAGCGCGTGAGGTGCTGTCCGGCGCGTACGAGGACGAGCCGTGGGCGCTGAACTTTCTGACCCGGCGCGGCTTTTCCGAGACCATGCGGTACTTCGACAACGTGCTGGACATGGCTGAATTCGACGCTTCCGCCTGGGCCGAGGAGTCACAACTGCCGGATGGTCTGCGCGCCGTCTCGCTGGCCGAACTGATGGCACAGGTGGGCGTGGACGCCGCCGTCACCGCCTTCCACGCCGCCTTTGCCGAGGTTCGCGAGGACGTGCCGCGGTCGGGTGTTGCCACGCCGCTGACGCTGGAGGTGTTCCGCGCCCGCCTGAAAGGCCCGCAATTCTTCCCCGAAGGCATCCTGCTGGCCGTCACGGACGCGGGCGAGGTGGTGGCCCTGTCCGAGCTGCGGCCCAACGACAGCGATCCGGCGCGGCTGGACACCGGCCTGACCGGTACCCGCAGGGCGTGGCGGCGGCGCGGGCTGGCGCTGGCCCTCAAGCTGGCGGCGCTGCGGCTGGCGGGGGACATGGGGATTCGTGAGGTCTGGACCGGCAACGCGGACACCAACCTTCCCATGCTGGCGCTGAACGAACGTCTGGGCTTCTGCCCGCGCCCGGCATTTATCGAGATGCGCTGGGGGGGCGTGTGA
- a CDS encoding GNAT family N-acetyltransferase yields the protein MSVPVRPIEDGEWEGAARILSLAQPHDPWSAAELHRRGQEQASWGYTAGVLVAVMDGEVRGMAAYGQNPGAYHPQRYVLELAVDPAHGGQGVGGALWAALEAALRGHDARQARILARGDHPVAPGFLARRGFTAGKRYFTSALDVTAFDDSPYRDLPGRLAAQGARIRSLAQLRAAGTPDLDTRLHALMSDVRGDVPRDDPATPLSLQVFTDAVLGDPGLLPEAYLVAEAGGEWIGQTVLFRSGASPELGTGLTGVTRGWRGRGVATALKVAAIGVARGLSAPTIRTDNASDNVPMLRVNDRLGFVRDPATVSFLRVF from the coding sequence GTGAGCGTCCCTGTCCGCCCGATTGAGGACGGCGAGTGGGAGGGGGCAGCCCGCATCCTGTCGCTGGCCCAGCCGCATGACCCCTGGAGCGCCGCAGAACTGCACAGGCGCGGGCAGGAGCAGGCGTCGTGGGGCTACACGGCTGGCGTGCTGGTGGCCGTGATGGACGGTGAGGTGCGGGGCATGGCCGCCTACGGGCAGAATCCCGGCGCGTACCACCCGCAGCGCTACGTGCTGGAGCTGGCGGTGGACCCGGCGCACGGGGGACAGGGCGTGGGCGGCGCGTTGTGGGCGGCCCTGGAAGCTGCCCTGCGCGGCCACGACGCGCGGCAGGCCCGTATCCTGGCCCGCGGGGACCACCCTGTCGCGCCCGGTTTTCTGGCCCGGCGCGGGTTCACGGCAGGCAAGCGGTACTTCACAAGTGCCCTGGACGTGACGGCCTTCGACGACTCGCCGTACCGTGACCTGCCCGGCAGGCTGGCCGCGCAGGGCGCCCGCATCCGCAGCCTGGCGCAGCTGCGGGCCGCAGGCACGCCGGACCTGGACACCCGCCTGCACGCCCTGATGTCTGATGTGCGCGGGGACGTGCCGCGCGACGATCCGGCCACGCCGCTGTCCCTGCAGGTGTTCACGGACGCCGTCCTGGGCGATCCCGGCCTGCTGCCGGAAGCCTATCTGGTGGCCGAGGCTGGAGGGGAGTGGATCGGCCAGACGGTTCTGTTTCGCAGCGGGGCCAGTCCGGAGCTGGGCACCGGGCTGACCGGCGTGACGCGGGGGTGGCGGGGCCGTGGCGTGGCGACGGCCCTGAAAGTCGCGGCCATTGGCGTGGCGCGTGGGCTGAGTGCGCCCACCATCCGCACCGACAACGCCAGTGACAACGTGCCCATGCTGCGCGTCAACGACCGTCTGGGCTTCGTGCGTGACCCGGCAACGGTCAGCTTTCTGCGGGTGTTCTGA